A part of Solibacillus sp. FSL H8-0538 genomic DNA contains:
- a CDS encoding metal ABC transporter ATP-binding protein: MNALTVNSLSVAYDKKTVLENVNVAVPIKHLTAIIGPNGAGKSTFLKAVLNQLHNKVGSVEILGHSFQPKSLVVGYVPQRNAVDWDFPTNALDIVLMGRYGHSGLFKRPSKQDKVIAQQALASVGMQDYANRSIGQLSGGQQQRVFLARALAQNADVYFLDEPFAGVDAATEKTIIDILKNLKAQGKSIFVVHHDLQTVKEYFDYTILLNKTIIAAGQTEDVFTPDYLQQTYGGKLFMMKDL; the protein is encoded by the coding sequence ATGAACGCATTAACAGTGAATAGTTTATCAGTCGCGTATGACAAGAAGACGGTGTTGGAAAATGTCAATGTGGCGGTCCCGATCAAGCATTTAACAGCGATTATCGGGCCTAATGGAGCTGGGAAATCTACCTTTTTAAAGGCCGTCCTCAATCAGCTACACAATAAGGTAGGATCTGTCGAAATTTTAGGACACTCTTTTCAACCAAAAAGCCTAGTTGTCGGGTATGTGCCTCAACGAAATGCCGTCGATTGGGATTTTCCAACAAATGCATTAGATATTGTTTTAATGGGACGTTACGGGCATAGTGGATTATTTAAACGACCTTCAAAACAAGATAAGGTCATTGCACAACAAGCGCTCGCAAGTGTAGGGATGCAAGATTATGCCAATCGCTCTATCGGTCAACTTTCTGGAGGCCAACAGCAACGTGTATTTTTAGCCCGTGCACTTGCTCAAAATGCAGATGTATATTTCCTAGATGAACCGTTTGCAGGGGTAGATGCAGCAACCGAAAAAACGATTATTGATATTCTAAAAAATTTAAAAGCACAAGGGAAAAGTATTTTCGTTGTTCATCATGATTTACAAACGGTAAAAGAATACTTTGACTACACGATATTATTAAATAAAACAATCATCGCAGCAGGTCAGACTGAGGATGTATTTACTCCTGATTATTTACAACAAACATACGGCGGGAAATTATTTATGATGAAGGATTTGTAA
- a CDS encoding metal ABC transporter permease, which translates to MISGNLLWVLIGTMLLGVAAGITGTFSFLQKQSLVGDAAAHAALPGIALAFLFTGQKELPILMIGAAITSALAVYCIQWITSYSKLKADAAIGIVLAVFFGVGIVFLTIVNRSPLGNQSGLNDFIFGKAATMTKNDLMWLFLSATIIIAVSLLCYKEWKLLIFDPVYAKGIGLPIEALKAILTALIVMTIVTGIQAVGVILMSALLIIPAASAKLWSKKLTTMLIVSGAIGGLSGIAGTFISSLRTGLSTGPIIVLVAAGMFFISYLVSPQAGQISKYRRKVQFRRLGDRP; encoded by the coding sequence ATGATAAGTGGGAACTTGCTTTGGGTACTAATTGGCACCATGCTACTTGGTGTAGCTGCAGGGATTACGGGCACTTTTTCCTTTTTGCAGAAACAAAGCCTAGTGGGCGATGCAGCAGCACATGCTGCATTGCCAGGCATCGCGCTTGCCTTTTTATTCACAGGACAAAAGGAATTACCGATTTTAATGATTGGAGCAGCAATTACTTCCGCACTGGCTGTTTATTGTATTCAGTGGATAACGAGCTACTCAAAATTAAAAGCAGACGCAGCCATTGGAATCGTCTTAGCCGTCTTTTTTGGTGTAGGAATCGTATTTTTAACGATTGTGAATCGTAGCCCACTCGGTAATCAAAGTGGCTTAAATGATTTCATTTTTGGCAAAGCAGCAACCATGACAAAGAACGACTTAATGTGGCTTTTTTTAAGTGCCACCATTATTATCGCTGTCAGTCTTTTATGTTATAAGGAATGGAAGCTCCTCATTTTTGACCCTGTTTATGCGAAAGGAATTGGTCTACCGATTGAAGCATTAAAAGCGATTTTAACGGCTCTAATCGTCATGACAATTGTGACCGGCATCCAGGCTGTTGGCGTCATATTAATGTCCGCATTATTGATTATTCCTGCAGCAAGTGCAAAACTATGGTCAAAAAAACTCACTACAATGCTTATTGTTAGCGGTGCGATTGGTGGCTTGTCTGGAATTGCCGGTACCTTTATAAGTTCATTGCGGACGGGGCTATCGACGGGACCAATCATTGTGCTTGTTGCGGCAGGTATGTTCTTTATTTCTTATTTAGTGAGCCCACAAGCAGGTCAAATTAGCAAGTACCGAAGAAAAGTGCAGTTTAGAAGGTTAGGTGATCGTCCATGA
- a CDS encoding metal ABC transporter permease: MMEFWVVLTGILVGITCGIAGVFLILRKMSMIADAISHTVLFGIVMAYIVTHTLNGFWMLIGAACAGILTAYLVQLLQSSGIQEDAAIGVVFTSLFAVGVLLITLFAGDVHLDVEHVLMGEIAFVPWDRWTFLSLTMPKAVWMLLIVLFINVTFLILFYKEMKLSTFDPMYAATIGLPIVLLHYGFMTTVSFTTVAAFDSVGAILVVAMLIGPAATAYIISQTIKQMFIWSVSFGVASAVIGYYAAKFLNTSIAGMMAATVGVLFIAIIVFKKMMDNSKKKHLQAE, translated from the coding sequence ATGATGGAGTTTTGGGTTGTCTTAACTGGCATATTAGTGGGGATCACATGTGGCATTGCGGGTGTGTTTTTAATTTTACGTAAAATGTCAATGATTGCAGATGCCATTAGTCATACCGTTTTATTTGGTATTGTGATGGCGTATATTGTGACACATACGCTGAACGGTTTTTGGATGCTTATCGGAGCAGCTTGTGCCGGTATTTTAACGGCCTATTTAGTTCAATTACTCCAATCCTCAGGTATTCAAGAAGATGCAGCAATTGGTGTCGTATTCACCTCGCTATTTGCAGTAGGTGTACTATTAATTACGTTATTTGCGGGAGATGTACATCTGGACGTTGAACACGTTTTAATGGGAGAAATTGCGTTTGTACCCTGGGATAGGTGGACTTTTTTATCACTTACGATGCCAAAAGCGGTTTGGATGCTACTCATTGTGTTATTCATAAATGTCACATTTCTCATATTGTTTTATAAAGAAATGAAACTGTCCACGTTCGATCCAATGTATGCCGCAACAATTGGCCTGCCGATTGTACTATTGCATTACGGGTTTATGACGACAGTTTCTTTTACAACCGTAGCAGCCTTTGATAGCGTCGGCGCCATACTCGTTGTAGCTATGTTGATTGGGCCAGCTGCAACAGCCTATATAATTAGCCAAACGATTAAGCAAATGTTTATATGGAGTGTCAGCTTTGGCGTCGCATCCGCTGTTATTGGGTATTATGCAGCAAAATTTTTAAACACATCGATTGCTGGGATGATGGCAGCAACAGTTGGCGTACTATTTATTGCCATCATTGTTTTCAAAAAAATGATGGATAACTCCAAAAAGAAACATTTACAGGCTGAATAA
- a CDS encoding Crp/Fnr family transcriptional regulator, translating into MRKISDEGLRAAYIKQFNLPALLPIDVLNMPLYEFNQEEILCQQGEPLHYVFLLVKGKVRIYSTSSEGKRLIVAFNAPLELFGDIELVQNMDLLNTVEAVGTVHAFALSIPLLRQRMQENIGLLQYLLNVVTRKFCTKSTTLSFHLLNEVDVRFASYLLSITHDEYRRMQTDTIAKSELKEIAEFIGTSTRHQNRIINDFIDKGIIGRVKNGIVIKDTTTLMKKAQGNIYEMQ; encoded by the coding sequence GTGAGGAAGATTTCCGACGAAGGATTACGAGCGGCTTATATTAAACAATTTAATCTACCTGCACTTTTGCCGATCGATGTATTAAATATGCCGTTATATGAGTTCAATCAAGAAGAAATCCTTTGCCAGCAAGGGGAGCCGTTACACTATGTGTTTTTACTTGTGAAGGGAAAAGTGAGGATTTATTCGACATCTTCGGAGGGGAAACGGCTTATTGTTGCCTTTAATGCTCCATTAGAATTATTTGGAGATATTGAACTTGTACAAAATATGGATTTGTTAAATACAGTAGAAGCAGTAGGAACGGTTCATGCATTTGCACTTTCCATCCCGCTGCTGCGACAACGAATGCAAGAAAATATCGGGCTGTTGCAATATTTACTGAACGTCGTGACGAGAAAATTTTGTACAAAATCGACTACGCTTAGCTTTCATTTACTCAATGAAGTGGATGTGCGTTTTGCCAGCTATTTACTGTCTATCACGCATGATGAGTATAGAAGGATGCAGACAGATACGATTGCGAAAAGTGAGCTAAAAGAAATTGCTGAATTTATTGGGACAAGTACGCGCCATCAAAATCGCATTATTAACGATTTTATAGACAAAGGAATTATCGGACGAGTAAAAAATGGCATTGTCATAAAAGATACGACAACGTTAATGAAAAAAGCACAAGGCAATATTTATGAAATGCAGTAA
- a CDS encoding HAD family hydrolase: MQTFIFDFDGTLADSKQCSVLATQQAFQAMDLAVPTTECIEYYMGIPIEQSFKEMASTSLDDVAFEALLNAFRQAYKELENDTLTVFPYIPKVLRILKEHNKSLYVVSSKKSDVLRRNLQTLHIAQFFDDLIGSDQVEHYKPHPDGILKLVARHQFKLEDAVMIGDAIFDIQMGQAADCRTCAITWGSHSKENLQSENPTYLIEDVHALLQL; this comes from the coding sequence ATGCAAACATTTATTTTTGATTTTGACGGTACACTTGCGGATTCTAAGCAGTGCAGTGTACTCGCTACACAACAAGCATTTCAAGCGATGGATTTAGCTGTACCGACTACAGAATGCATTGAATATTACATGGGTATTCCAATCGAACAATCTTTTAAAGAAATGGCCAGTACATCACTGGATGACGTAGCATTTGAAGCGCTATTAAATGCATTTAGACAAGCGTATAAAGAGTTGGAAAATGACACATTGACTGTATTTCCGTATATCCCTAAAGTGCTCCGAATATTAAAGGAGCATAATAAAAGTCTATATGTTGTATCGAGCAAAAAATCAGATGTGCTACGCCGCAACTTACAAACCTTACATATTGCTCAGTTTTTCGATGATCTTATCGGCTCGGATCAGGTCGAACATTACAAACCCCATCCGGACGGCATTCTTAAGCTTGTCGCACGTCATCAATTCAAGCTCGAGGATGCTGTGATGATTGGGGATGCAATTTTCGATATTCAAATGGGACAAGCAGCGGATTGCAGAACGTGTGCGATCACTTGGGGCAGTCACTCGAAAGAAAATCTTCAAAGCGAAAATCCAACATACCTTATTGAAGATGTGCATGCGCTTTTACAATTATAG